In Eriocheir sinensis breed Jianghai 21 chromosome 12, ASM2467909v1, whole genome shotgun sequence, the following proteins share a genomic window:
- the LOC126997765 gene encoding mannan endo-1,4-beta-mannosidase-like: protein MLPRAPALLLLLAALVGCSAAARLAVNGMDLTYNGEKVFLIGSSLAYNNYGNDFGNGADSTTLETWVQEISEAGGNSVRVFTHADGYSTPAFDDLGYVTACDLTGDFESDILHFLDVAQENNLLVTLVMWNGWSTNQIGMGLILEDDKLDSYIENCLNSLITTIKGHPALAAFESVTEPEASFLIEASVEPCYDTTMLGNNGGGWMGNNIPIERYLNFIARQNAAVRAIDPETLITVGAWNQFSASDAFSNTRNYYKDECLVLASGSEGSVLDFYQLHTLSLEGHWTENAPFTVDAEDYLLDKPLVLGSFSSVCSENNTLGELFTYAYEHGYSGGWSWQYSADDDCSDTPETQQQYLSVLEGRTDHGTVDIVVG from the exons ATGCTCCCCCGCGCCCCcgccctcctgctgctgctggcggcCCTTGTCGGGTGCTCCGCCGCCGCCAGACTGGCC GTGAATGGCATGGACCTGACCTACAACGGGGAGAAGGTGTTCCTCATCGGGTCGAGCCTCGCCTATAATAACTACGGCAACGACTTTGGCAACGGCGCCGACTCGACCACGCTGGAGACTTGGGTGCAGGAGATCAGCGAGGCCGGCGGCAACTCTGTCC GCGTCTTTACCCACGCAGATGGCTACAGCACGCCCGCCTTTGACGACTTAGGCTACGTGACCGCCTGCGACCTCACGGGCGATTTTGAGAGTGACATTCTTCACTTCCTGGACGTAGCTCAAGAAAACAACCTTCTGGTAACGCTGGTCATGTGGAACGGCTGGTCCACCAATCAGATTGGCATGGGGCTGATCCTGGAAGACGACAAGCTGGATTCCTACATCGAAAACTGCCTCAAT AGCCTGATTACCACGATCAAGGGTCACCCCGCACTGGCAGCCTTCGAGTCTGTCACCGAGCCCGAGGCATCCTTCTTG ATTGAAGCCAGCGTTGAGCCTTGCTATGACACGACGATGCTCGGCAATAACGGAGGAGGCTGGATGGGCAACAATATCCCCATTGAAAG aTATCTTAACTTCATCGCCCGTCAAAACGCGGCTGTTCGCGCTATTGACCCAGAAACTCTGATCACTGTGGGCGCCTGga ACCAGTTTTCTGCGAGCGACGCATTCTCCAACACACGCAACTACTATAAAGATGAGTGCCTCGTCTTGGCGTCCGGAAGCGAAGGGTCTGTGCTCGACTTTTATCAGCTGCATACCTTAAGTTTGGAAGGTCATTGGACTGAAAACGCGCCCTTCACC GTTGACGCCGAGGACTACCTTCTGGACAAGCCCCTCGTGCTCGGTTCATTTTCGTCTGTCTGCTCCGAGAACAACACCCTGGGTGAGCTCTTCACCTACGCCTACGAGCACGGCTACAGC GGAGGCTGGAGTTGGCAGTACTCGGCGGATGATGATTGCTCCGACACGCCCGAGACTCAGCAACAATACCTGTCCGTTCTGGAAGGCCGCACAGACCACGGCACGGTTGACATCGTGGTGGGTTAG
- the LOC126997713 gene encoding mannan endo-1,4-beta-mannosidase-like yields MFARAPALLLLLAALAGCSAAARLDVSGTDLTYNGEKVFLIGANYAWLNYGNDFGNGGYSTTLENWLQEIGASGGNSVRVWVHVEGYSTPAFDSNGYVTACDNTGQFESDIRRFLDVAQENDILVTLAMWNGAYITNQFAIDLIWDDSKLDSYIANCLNSLMNTIKGHPALGAFEAVNEPEGSILVESNSEPCYDTETIGTSGAGWTGKAIPMERYLRFIGRQNAAVRAIDPETLITLGSWGQFPQSDAFYNTRNHYSDHCLTLASGTSNSVLDFYQMHAYAWGDTWSPNAPFTVNAGDYLLDKPIVIGEYASVCAEPGDTLGDLYTYAYEHGYSGGWSWHYTATGDCSDTRETQQQYLSTLSGRTDHGTVDFVVG; encoded by the exons ATGTTCGCCCGCGCCCCCGCCCTCTTGCTGCTGCTGGCGGCCCTTGCTGGGTGCTCCGCCGCCGCCAGACTGGAC gTGTCTGGCACGGACCTAACGTATAACGGGGAGAAAGTGTTCCTTATCGGGGCCAACTACGCCTGGCTCAACTACGGCAACGACTTTGGCAACGGCGGCTATTCAACAACGCTGGAGAATTGGCTGCAGGAGATCGGGGCCTCTGGCGGCAACTCTGTCC GCGTCTGGGTGCACGTGGAGGGCTACAGCACGCCCGCCTTTGACAGCAATGGCTACGTGACCGCCTGCGACAACACGGGCCAGTTTGAGAGTGACATTCGTCGCTTCCTGGACGTCGCTCAGGAAAACGACATTCTGGTAACGCTGGCCATGTGGAACGGAGCCTACATCACCAACCAGTTTGCCATTGACCTGATCTGGGACGACTCCAAGCTGGATTCCTACATCGCAAACTGCCTCAAT AGCCTGATGAACACGATCAAGGGTCACCCTGCCCTGGGAGCCTTCGAAGCTGTCAACGAGCCCGAGGGATCCATCTTG GTGGAGAGCAACAGTGAGCCTTGCTATGACACGGAGACGATTGGCACGAGCGGGGCAGGCTGGACGGGCAAGGCCATCCCCATGGAGAG aTACCTTCGCTTCATCGGCCGTCAAAACGCAGCTGTCCGCGCCATTGACCCAGAAACTCTTATTACTCTGGGCTCCTGgg GTCAGTTCCCGCAGAGTGACGCTTTCTACAACACCCGCAACCACTACTCCGACCATTGCCTCACCTTGGCGTCCGGAACCTCCAACTCCGTGCTCGACTTTTATCAGATGCACGCCTATGCCTGGGGCGACACGTGGAGTCCCAACGCGCCCTTCACC GTCAACGCCGGGGACTACCTCCTGGACAAGCCTATCGTGATCGGTGAATATGCGTCTGTCTGCGCTGAGCCGGGCGACACCCTGGGTGACCTCTACACCTACGCTTACGAGCACGGCTACAGC GGAGGCTGGAGCTGGCACTACACGGCTACCGGGGATTGCTCCGACACGCGAGAGACTCAGCAACAATACCTGTCCACTCTGTCAGGCCGCACGGACCACGGCACGGTTGACTTCGTGGTGGGTTAG